In Actinomycetota bacterium, a genomic segment contains:
- the fsa gene encoding fructose-6-phosphate aldolase translates to MHLFLDTANVAEITEINRWGVLDGVTTNPTLAAKEGRDFFGLLKDICAEVDGPVSAEVVATDTPGMLNEARELAALADNIVVKVPLTPDGLAATQQLSREEIATNVTLCFSPSQAILAAKAGATYVSPFLGRLDDISSGGIGVLADICEVFRVQGYRTEVLAASLRSPQHVVEAARVGAHIATMPYATFVKLVTHPLTDAGLERFLADWAAYQDALGGAGRS, encoded by the coding sequence ATGCATCTGTTCCTCGATACCGCCAACGTCGCGGAGATCACCGAGATCAACCGATGGGGCGTCCTCGACGGGGTGACGACCAACCCGACGCTGGCCGCCAAGGAGGGCAGGGACTTCTTCGGACTGCTCAAGGACATCTGTGCGGAGGTCGACGGGCCGGTGTCCGCGGAAGTGGTCGCCACCGATACGCCGGGGATGCTCAACGAAGCACGTGAGCTCGCGGCGCTCGCGGACAACATCGTGGTGAAGGTGCCGTTGACGCCCGACGGGCTGGCCGCGACCCAGCAGCTGTCGCGGGAAGAGATCGCCACCAACGTGACGTTGTGCTTCTCGCCGTCCCAGGCGATCCTGGCGGCCAAGGCAGGTGCGACGTACGTCTCACCGTTCCTCGGCCGGCTGGACGACATCTCCAGCGGCGGGATCGGTGTCCTGGCCGACATCTGCGAGGTCTTCCGGGTACAGGGCTACCGGACCGAGGTCCTGGCTGCGTCTCTGCGGTCGCCGCAGCACGTGGTCGAGGCCGCCCGGGTCGGTGCCCACATCGCGACGATGCCGTACGCGACCTTCGTCAAGCTGGTGACTCATCCACTGACGGACGCGGGACTCGAGCGGTTCCTGGCGGACTGGGCCGCTTACCAGGACGCGTTGGGCGGTGCTGGCCGAAGCTGA
- the thrB gene encoding homoserine kinase — MATVTAPARAVVRVPATTANLGPGFDAFGAAVSLHLEARLVARGARRARVASHGEGAGELPDDDSNLLWRSLLALCAHAGVTPPRDLAVEVSNHIPLARGLGSSSAAIVAGLGLARAACELEVSDLELVRIASDIEGHPDNVAPAVLGGLVVAARTDAGGLVVRRAQPHTRLRPVALIPQDRQLTVAARTLLPEALERHDVVDHTSRAGHVLGALLGAWPVAPELAGDRLHEPARLAAMEASGAVVAELRAGGIHAWLSGAGPSVCAAIGLRDADTLHRCEAIGTGHGFSVRPVRWDLSGLTATPASA, encoded by the coding sequence GTGGCGACGGTGACCGCGCCGGCGCGTGCCGTGGTCAGGGTCCCGGCGACCACCGCCAACCTCGGACCCGGGTTCGACGCGTTCGGCGCCGCCGTGTCCCTGCACCTCGAGGCCCGGCTGGTCGCTCGGGGTGCGCGCCGAGCACGGGTCGCATCGCACGGCGAAGGGGCCGGCGAACTCCCCGACGACGACAGCAACCTGCTGTGGCGGTCGCTGCTGGCACTGTGTGCCCACGCCGGCGTCACGCCGCCGCGGGATCTCGCCGTCGAAGTCTCCAACCACATCCCGCTGGCGCGTGGACTGGGGTCGTCGTCCGCCGCGATCGTGGCGGGTCTGGGATTGGCGCGCGCGGCGTGTGAGCTGGAGGTCAGCGACCTGGAGCTGGTGCGGATCGCTTCCGACATCGAAGGCCACCCCGACAACGTCGCGCCCGCCGTCCTGGGCGGGCTCGTCGTCGCGGCCCGCACCGACGCGGGAGGACTGGTGGTGCGCCGCGCCCAGCCCCACACTCGCCTCCGCCCCGTCGCGCTCATCCCCCAAGACCGGCAGCTGACAGTGGCAGCCCGCACGTTGTTGCCGGAGGCGCTCGAGCGCCACGACGTCGTCGACCACACCAGCAGGGCCGGGCACGTCCTGGGCGCGCTCCTCGGGGCGTGGCCGGTCGCCCCCGAGTTGGCCGGTGACCGCCTCCACGAGCCGGCCAGGCTGGCGGCGATGGAGGCCAGCGGGGCGGTGGTGGCCGAGCTGCGGGCGGGGGGGATCCACGCCTGGTTGTCGGGGGCCGGACCGTCGGTCTGTGCCGCGATCGGGCTGCGCGACGCCGACACACTGCACCGCTGCGAGGCGATCGGCACCGGACACGGGTTCTCGGTCCGGCCGGTGCGTTGGGACCTGTCAGGGCTCACCGCCACGCCGGCGTCCGCCTGA